In Thermosphaera sp., the sequence CAAGGATTCTTTGACTAGACTTTTGAGATACATGAATGATATGAGATTAAATATCGAGACAGTCTACGACATATACGATGCGTTGCGAGATGCCAGGTTGAGGTTAGATGAAAAACAGAGAGCCCCAAGGGGAATCGTCCTGGATCCCAACAAGGAATACCTAGTAGACCTTGTAAGGGAGATAGCGATTCACAAGAGCACTCTTGAAAACATTCTTAGGCAAGTGGGTTCTATAATAGATACAGGTCTCTTCGACATAACAATCAGCACCCAGGGCGAGGACAAGTATCTGAGGGAGCCTCCACTAGACCTCCTCCTTGAGAAACATTTCGAATGGTTCAATGGGTACCCTATAGTAGTAGACTTGGAGCATCCGCTCGAATATTCCCTAGCAGACCCCGAGAAAGTCCTGAGCATTATAGCCTTTAGAATTTTGAACAAAATATTCGAATGGAAGATCCAGCAGGGCAGAAGAAAATTGGAGTCAAACCCCGTCGTAATAATAATAGATGAAGCGCACAGGTTTTTCCCCAGTAAATCAGGTATTGAAGACTATATTGAACACGTATCAGCAATGATAGACAGGATTGCTAGGCTCGGAAGGGCTAGGAGGCTAGGATTAATATTTAGTACTCACAGCCCCAAAGACGTTCATGACATAATACTCCAACTTGCCAATACGAAGGTTATCTTGAGAACTGATAAAAGCCACGTAAATCTTTTAGACATTCCATTAGAGTATCGGGAATTAATTATGAAAATGAGTGACAGAGTTGCCGTCTTGAAAAGCCATGCGCTAAGGCTTGGATACGTTACTTTCAGAACTCCGCCGCCGCTCGCCGGACACTACGACCTTTCAGCTCTAGAGTCCACTCCTGCCCAAGGATCTCCTAACGTGAACTATTCGCTGAACAACAGTTATGAAAGAGAGAACGAGAGCAGTGTAAAGCAATAGTAAAGCGATGCTTCTGCTCCAATTATTAATTATTAGGATAGCGGTTATCAACAAAATCCTCTCGGCTCTCTCCACAAGCCCCACCCCTTCTATCCTTAATCCTAGAGACTCAGCTTTCGCTCTAACGTAACTCGTCAGGAAGGCCAGTGACATTAGTCCGAAAATAAGATATTCATTAAACCCTAAGATGGAGAGAGATGCGATAATGAGAAAATCGTTCACTCTATCAATGGTTGAGTCAAGAAAGCTTCCAAAAACAGACGCTTTACCGCATGCTCTCGCGACTGCCCCGTCAAGAGCATCGAGGAAGCCTGAGAATGCGATGGATAGAATGAAAATCCAAACGCTACCAAGAAGTTTAAACAAAAACAATCCTACCAGTAAGATGAAACTTGAAGAAATAGTTAACAAGTTAGGGTGAACTCCAAGGCTACACAATGGTTTAGCGATGAGCCTCATTACTCCTTCTATTTTTCTTCGAATTTTACTCAACAACGCATTTCTCACCGCATACTTCCAGACATAGGTTTTTCATTCTTAAAGCATCTTGCTCTAGTATTGGGCTCTCACTGATTATAACCGAGTCTACGCCCGCGTCGCACAGACCTTTGCACACGATCCTAAAATCTGGTCCATATTTTTCTT encodes:
- the pgsA gene encoding archaetidylinositol phosphate synthase, with amino-acid sequence MSKIRRKIEGVMRLIAKPLCSLGVHPNLLTISSSFILLVGLFLFKLLGSVWIFILSIAFSGFLDALDGAVARACGKASVFGSFLDSTIDRVNDFLIIASLSILGFNEYLIFGLMSLAFLTSYVRAKAESLGLRIEGVGLVERAERILLITAILIINNWSRSIALLLLYTALVLSFITVVQRIVHVRRSLGRSGL